The window GAACGGGACATAAATTAgcaaaaataccaagaaaaataaaataacaaaaactaaataaaaaaactgaattcaaaaagaaacaaataattccgatgccagtccccggcaacggcaccaaaaattgacaggtgccgaacctgtgcaataataataaataaaacctaactaccacctgaaatagtcagtaatcaattcgagtactggagcagggactctaggtgtgcaatggttacttgattcaccatgttcccgaagagtttgcttaatccgatatacctgaattaattatttaactgaatttcctaactagtagacagtggtaagcaggatcgtctcctcagggactggagagatatttgtttcttttcaaatcaagattaaTAGGGGGGTTTTGGTATCAAAAGCCAACTAAccaaattaaatgcagaaaataattaattagaagaaataactaagAGAAACTCTAACCAAGGGTATACTttagaaatggttcatgcactgatcattgatgcaaaaataatcccagcatttattaatagattggttatagttgtcatgcacgcgataaacaaccaacccttccttaatttgtcgatagctaaggtacgatcgttagctatttctctaacccgaaaacaaccctaggtgcgaccataggatttaatttttagattgcattattaattagaaaggcccaatcctaactaacaaacacgctacgagggtttattcaAGCCAGATCaaatattcccctgacacaaatccaattatgccagttgctactgggatagaaataacgaacaattacggattcaattacccctatatagcaaaatagcctatgtgGATAATTAATTACTGCGCACTaaccaatcatacacaaggctaTAGCGATTAAAAGCAAGGAATATgtaaatatcaataaatgaagAGAACAATTAACAAtggtttagatctcacagtattaGTTGAACCAATTCATCAGTTGCCCCCTTGTctagaattaggggtttagttCCTCATGATTTGATGACAGGCCGCGCGTGTGGAGTTTGTGAAAGTTTTCAGATCTATTTTTCCCCTGCTTCGGTCGACACCGAGAGGAAACACCAGGAGATTTCTTATTGCTGCCAATTTTCCTCTAAAGCATATGTCGGATAGTCTcccaatttttggtcaaaattgagtaaagAGAAAACCCACAAAGTCCACAATGGCGGCTGCactttgctttctttctttcctcacaAAAGAGACATACGAGAGATTTTGTTTCGGTTGCTTGATTTCATGGGTCAAGGCTAATCAAAATGGACAAGCATCCCAAAGTCAACAAAAGTGGCTATTGCCTATTGCCTTTCTCTCTACAAAGCTGCGGctctttttttccattttagagccaaagaaaaaaaactccCCTTAACCTAAGCCGCGCGAGAGATAAAATAATAATCCCCAATAGCCGAAAATTGTTACTTGTTCAAAATTGCCACCAGACTccctcaaaaataataaaaataaagtaaaatctATTACAATTAAATGTCTTCAGCTCCTCAAACGGGCCCCACGTCCGATGAATCTtctaaaagttgaatttaagcACTTTTCAGCATCCATTCCTGCAATTAGCACCAAAACAAAATATCAGTAGAATCCACCCAATTAAGGAAAATATTTAGTCAATTAATTGTGCAATAATGTCCAAAAATACCCACTAAAATGCATCCTATCAGGTACTCCTCTTGCAGCTCTGCAATCGCCTTCTTTAGGTGATCATTGTGGAAAGTTGCAAAGCTATTTAACAGTCATATGCAATGCTTCTGGTCAACTACTTCACTTACTAGCCCAAACTTTGTAAGATAAATTGGCAGACAGCCCATCGGAAAGTTTCCAGGAACCACTATTGTCCTTGCTCCAAAACAAATAACTTTCTCAACAGCATGCTTAATTTTGGCAACAACTAGAGGTACCAAGTCTTGAATTCTAAGTGTATCTCTAGCCTCATCAAAGTATTGAAGGAATGCATAATTATAATCGTTGCCGCCGATTTCACCCACCATAAATAGAGCGTTTTGAAGCTTCCTTTCACAATCATTGTGGCAAAATTTGTGAAAGTGATCTTTCATCCACTGAAGTTGCACGTCAAGGGAACTGTTGGTGACTGGATTTCTAACATGATGACTGGCGAGAGCAGCTGATGATAGTGCCGTAGCACCGACTACGGCAAAATTTGCTCCATGCTCAAAATTTGTCTTTGTGTCCTTGATCGGATTCACGAGAGGTAGACCCAGCGCCTGGGCAATGTAGTCAATCATAAGAAGTCCATTAGAGCAACGGCCAGTGGCTTTGCGGTGGGAGAAGGTCTGATCGTAGGGGTTTCTGGCGAAAGGTAAAGCGACTCCAAGTGGAGATTCCCTGATCAAATTCCCAGTGTCTGATACGGAGTCCCCAAGTTGGTATACTTGATCAAAACGGCAGGCACTCAGGAGAGGACTAGCATCAGCGGATGGTAAAGGAGAAAGAAGCAGCAAAGCAGATGCAATAACAAAGAAAACAGCAGCAATGCTCATGCCCTTGACAGCCATTTTTGctcagaaaacaaaacaaaatgttTTAACTAATCCGTGGGGCATGTAATATTACTACGTAGTACTATCAAGGTTGCTATGTAATTATATGGATTGAGAAAGTGTTATAAACCTGTTGGAACTTGGATAAAAAATTCGAATCCGTAGGCGAAACCTAACTGGATTTGTTCTGCATATGTCAAACCAAAACAAATACAGCGAAAGTAGCACTATACAAAAATGTAATAAGCCGTTTTCTAGACGGAATTGACTTGTTTTTAGATAAGGTCACTAATCCTATAAACCTGTTGGAACTGGGATCAAAACTTTGAATCCATAGGCGAAACCTAACTGATTTGTTCTGCACATgtcaaaccaaaacaaaatacaGCCAAAGTAGCACTACACAAAAATGTAATAAGCCGTTTTCTAGACGAAATTGACTTGTTTTTTGATTAAGGTCACTAATCTTGCTCTTGTTCAACTTACAGATCTAGCACCAATTCTACTAGGATTcaagtataagatgcaattctACTAGCACCAATTCTATTAGGATTCAAGACATAGAAGTTGTACTGAGACAAACAACTTTACAAGTTTGACTAACATAATACTATATGATTTTATTATTTTCCAGCTGAACATGTATGTTGTAATTACTAAAAAATGCCGTCCCTTCAAAATTTTAGTTCTTCAGGTGAAAATAGGTCTACTATTTGTCTCAGATGCCTCCATTCTTGGAGTTCAATGTTGATTAATTCTGGTAAAAAGGGAATAGATATCTCGGAATAGTGGCTCAAGGATTGGTTAAATAATATAGTTCAGGTAATAGGCGCCTGATGTTGCACTTCTTTTATATTCCACAATCAGCTCCTGAGGAATATTCTACTCCTCTCATGGTAATTAAGAGAATCTTGCTGGACTTCATAATCTCCATACATTGGAATTGGTCTTGGATATTTTCTCAAAGATGTTAATGAAATTAGTGCGCTAGCCCAGCTTTGCGTGAAGATTGCCTCATTTTAAGCGGAAGTTAAAGCTTTAGTTTGATTCAACTTGCATGAGGGACTGGGTTCAGGAGATTGTTATCAGGCCTTCCAAGTTCAAGTAGGAGGTGGAATTAGCAGTGGAGATCCTGCGGGCATGGCATTATAGATTAATTAGAGTGATTGGCTTTTCAAAGATGTGAGAGGCGTGATTCGTTTGGGTCTTCCAGAATATAATTGATGTATGTATCCTTATACTCGTAAATTAGAATACTCGGACTATGCTagtgcttatatatatataagaaaattcTGGGAAGAAGAGGATTGGATTGGGTGATAAGGTATGAGAAATTGTAAGTAGGAGTTTCTGGATTCAAGACCTtccacttaaaaaaaaagagagagaatttATTATTGTTAATGTATATACTATGCAATAACAGTTTAGTAGACATATTCTGCATGCAATGATATGTAGTTAgttgaattcaaaattgataTACACCTAAATGGAAGAATTCattaccatatatatatatatataagaaaattcTGGGAAGAAGAGGATTGGATTGGGTGGTAAGGTATGAGAAATTGTAAGTAGAAGTTTCTGGATTCAAGACCTtccacttaaaaaaaaagagagaatttattattattaatgtaTATACTATGCAATAACAGTTTAGTAGACATATTCTACATGCAATGATATATAGTTagttgaattcaaaatcgatgTACACCTAAATGGAAGAatttattaccattttgttaaaACTCTTTCCAAATCATCCTACATAGTACATTGCATCCGTATGAAAAGTTGAATTACCAAAATCAATTTGAATTCGGTAAAAAATGCAATAcgtttattatgtgtttctcCAATTGGAATTCCATGGTTTGGCAAATGCTTGGAATTCAAAGGGGATTTAGTTAGAATTTacaaattttttgtttgaattgAAGAAATTCCATGTTTTGtacattttttgtaaaataaaaaacaaatcgATGCATTATGTCAAAGACCAGAACTAGTTAAATGTAACTTgcctaattaactaatttttatcCAATTCAAAATTGAATACATTATTCACATACTGTAAAGGATATATGATAATTTTTAACATAATGAAGAACTTCATAGATGAACTACACAAAATAACGAAAATAATagttttcaaaataataaatacaaTAACAATGACATATTATTTTAGAATATCAATAATGTCGTAATCACAATACAAAaagaattaaatttaaaaaaattgatacACTTAACCAGGTAATCTCCACAATTTCATGTCCCTCTCCTGACTTTTGATGCTTTCTGTTGGAATATACATTATTTACACCTTATCTACACACACTAACTTACTTGTATTattaacacatttttcaatcacttttttattttacatacatcacatcaaaaaaatattaaagtaattttttttgcaaaattatttcaaataatttactatctaAACACACTCTTTATTATTTCTTTGCTTACTTCACGCTTTTCGGTCCCACCCCTTTGACGAACTCGTATGTGGCTCTTCTGTTGCAACTGTTTTGCATTTTGCACCACAAATACACTTGATGTCACAGCACGCGTAGCTGTCAAGCTCTCATTGCACACAATAGCCTTTCGTTTTGTAGCTAATTCTGTAAACTACCCACCGGAGACAGATCCTTGTTGAGCTGTTTCCTTATGGACACTTGAATGACCGAAACGAAAGTGGTGTAACACCATGACTGGCCCTTCGGGGACATCTCACAAAATTGGAACGTGACTGAAACAAAATGAGAAGTATACTGTTTAGGTAACCACGGATGGTCCCTTGGGACATCTCATAAAATTGGAAGTGACTGAAATCTAAGAGGTGTATTGATTTAGAGCAAATTATCTGATTGCCCTTCAAACTATTAGGTCAGTACACTTTTAGTCTTGCAGCaattatttgtatattttcaaCCCTCAAACTCCTAAAAGCATATACTTCTGATCATTTTTTCTATTCAAACTATAAAACCTAACGAACACTACACCATGCACAATACACAAGAAAAAATGTATTCATAACTTGCAATATTCATATAAATTTGAGTCTAGATTTTGAATCTTCTAAAAAACAATCTAAAAGTGTAATTTCATCTAAATTTGATAACACTAGAGTAGTGATCAATAACGATCAATGGCTGATGATTGGCATGTCATAGTTGTAGTGGTGATTAGATGTGATTGGAGAAGATAATCAAAATCATGCCATTTTAAGGAAGATTTCATTAGGAGTAATAGTTGAAATTTACAGAAGGGGTTAGAGGGCTAAAAGTATACAACTAATAATTAAAGTGATACGAACTCGATTCTCCAAGGACCGCTCGAGAAGAAGTCGAATCAATCAGGCAGTGGAAGGATCTATCTTAAccaggttatggaacaataactaccttactAGGCCTAAAGAGAGCCTGTTTCTAGAAACCTAGTAGATTGGTTATTGgtttgaaagaacaagatgatgtgatcatcttgccttgattACCAAACTAAATGCTTGATACAGTTCAAGAAGGACTTCGcgttccatcaaggaactccataaaaggagaaaaactcacttttattaattcatctctAAAAAAAGTTGTCTTACAATGGAATAGAAGAGGCTTATTTATATCTAAACCTAAAATACTAAAACTAATCCAGTTTGGACAAGGATTTAGTCACTTATTTTTCTAACTACTTTTAAATGGCTCAAATAACTCACATAACTGGccatatttattcataataatGACTAACTAATCAGCTAAACAAGAAAAAAtcaagcaaaacaaaagaaattaaaaactcGAAGATCACATAGCTGGCGCTTCATCCCCTCCACGACTTCATGTATTCCAATGGAGTCTTGAATATCATGGATTGGGTTGAAAAGGCACTCAATCATCTTGACACGAGCTAGTGATGGTCCTACtactcgtatcattcccctcatCTTGAAAGCGATTGGTCCTCGAATCGAGATTTGGCCAAAAGAAACTTCCGGTTGGGCAGATTTCCTTATGGCTAGAATTGGAAGCTagaatttctgaaaatttccctttttcccACGCAATTAAGGATTGGAAATAATAGCTTTAATAGACTCCCAAAGATGCTACAAATCGGACAGCAAACGAAAGTTGCACACAACGGGAAAAGAAAAGTCACGAATTTACTAATCCTAAGTAGGCTAGAAATTGGAAACCTTAACGACTTTTCCATGACTTAACCACGGATGGATACCCAAAAACAAAGAAGCAAACACAAATATACAAGCCCGCCCGAAGGTATGAACTCATATCCCACACGGCCCGGATCTAGATGAAGAAATCAAGTTGATTGCAGAATAACACTTGACCTTTCTAAACCCTAAGATTGTGAACCTTGAATCGAATCTCAACCCACAATCAAataatttagtgaaccaaatgTATtggtagaagaacgccacaaccaagatggatacttgattgataagtttgaattgaatagCTCAAGAgaactctcaagtattcaagaagGGTTCTCTTGGAGCAAGAAAAAAGTGATAACTCACATATTTCTAAAAAATTCTCGATAATGATAAACATTGGAAAaactaggctatttatagccttacaatgaCTCAAACCCTAATGTGATTTGGACTAAAAATCCAACTAAGATTTGGCCCCTTTGAAGACTAAGCTGGCTGAATATTAACTCTATAATTACACCACTAAAACCGCAATTAAATTGACAATTAAACCCTTCACTTAACACTACCAATAAACGACATCACTTACTAACAAAACAACTAACTAAACTAACTTGCTTCTACTCTTTATGAATGACAACAAGTTGTAGTAAAGTAACACCACCAATTCAGCTTTGAATAATCTTTATAGATTTCGAAGGGAGCTGGTTCTTCATGTttgtatcattcccctcctcttaaaagtGATTTGTCCACAAATCGACGGTGCGCTTAGAGGACAACAACGTTGGGAATAGATGAAGGACCATGAGCCAAACCATATGTTGTTTGGTCAGCCTCAGGTTGCTTTCGAACAAAGACATTTGCCAAGACAGGAACCAACTTGTGTATAACTTGTGGAAATTCCAGGTTGCACTCCAAAGCTCTCTTGTTAGCCTTTGGTCATGGATTTGCACATTGGGACTTTGATTgtgcaaaggtgtaaaatccATCACTAGTTGACATTGATTTTGATCATCTTGCAAGGACAAAACGGGAGCAATTTGTTGCATGGAGGAGGCACTAAACAACTCGTGAAAGACAGCTTTGGGATCTTGCTTGACACACAAGTTCTCATCTTCCAACATATGAGGCAGCGAACATTTGAATTTCACTTCATGAGGGTTACTCGAACTAGCACAAGTTAAAGTTGACAAATTGAGCACTTGgccaccagcttttggatgtgtGAATAAGCATGAAAGATCACCATTTTTAACTGGAAAAAGCACGAAATCTGGTTGCAAGTCTTTaatcaaagttggaaaattttaggCAGCTTTataacctacaaaaacaaattaaccttcaacttgaaacaaatcagaaattggataaagaagCAATGGAACATCATTAGCTAAATGGTAAAAAGGtatagaacaagatttaaatgcgaaaactccctttgacacttcattattccttccaccaatcgattcaacttgagaaagCATTGCTGGCTTTTTACACTTTcattcaaaatctgcataagaaatacaagtgttaggatggaaattatgctcaaaagaaggtaaagatgatgaatgaatcATAGGTGGCAAATGAGAATCAAAATCTGAAATTCTCCATTCATGGTGAGTTTGAATTAATTCCCCATTGGaatggacagatttgaattgaaattgttccatgaagtgatcaCAAATAGATTTAACTcttagaagacaaactccatgaaGGTATGGacaaatttgatttgaaattgttccatgaagtgatccCAAATAGATTTAACTCCTAGAAAACAAGTGCCGATGTAGTGGCCGATAGTTTAAGTCGCCAAGTGCAAGTAGCAGGattgataattaaaaaattgcACTTGTTGGAAGAGTTTAGTATTTGGAACCCTTGTCTCGAACCGAGAAAAGTGATTCTTGGGAATATTGTCGTGAAATCCGTTTTGTTGGATCATATCAAGGAGGCACAAGAGAAGGATTCTGAGATGCAAAAGTGGTTGGAAAAAGTTAATAACGGGAAAAAGTCAGATTTTAATTTAAGAATAAATGGTGTACTAAGGTTTCGAAACCGCATAGTGgtaccaaaggatgaagggctaaaaagaaaaattttagaagaagCGCACCGATCTAGGTATACGGTACACcctgaaggaaataaaatgtaccaaaattTGAAGAGTCTGTACTAGtgggagatgaagaaggaaattgctcgaTTTGTCCATATTTGTTTGATTTGCCAGCAGGTTAAAACCGAGTATCAGAAACCATCTGGTTTACTACAATCTTTAGAGATACCCAAGTGGAAATAGAAAAATATCATCATagattttgtatctggattaccaaggacacaaagaggtcacgacgccgtttgggtgatagtagatagattgaccaaatctacttattttctgccgattagtatgaagtacCCGTTGGAGAAGTTAGCAAAGTTatatttggatgagattataaGGGTACATGAGATGCTTATAAGTATTGTATCTGACCGAGACCCTTGGTTTGTTTCTTGGTTCTGGcagaaaatgcaagaaatgCTAGGAACTAAGTTGAGTTTTAGCACTACATACCACCCCCAGACTGACGGACAGTCGAAAAGGACAATTCAgacccttgaggacatgttgagaacCTGTATTTTGGATTTCGGAGAAAGTTGGAGTAAGTATTTGACATTGGTGGAGTTTGCATATAATAATAGCTTCCATTCATCCATTCAAATAGCTTTCCTTTACCAATCACTGAGCTCATGATTGATGCAACTACTGAGCATGAAGTTCTGTCGTTTATGGATGGCTCTTTTGGATATAATCAAATTCGATTGGCACCTGAGGATGAAGAGCTCACTGCATTTCGTACTCCTAAGGGTATTTATTGTTATAAAATAATGCCCTTTGATCTCAAAAATGTTGGAGCCACATATCAAAGAGCAATGCAAAGCATCTTTGATGACATGTTTCATAAAAATATCGAGTGTTATGTGGATGATTTAGTTgttaaatcaaagaaaagaagtaaTCACTTTGAGAACTTGAGACAAGTATTTGATCGGTTGAGAATGTATCAACTCAAAATGAACCCTCTCAAGTGTCACGTAGggaaaatttcttggttttgtggttCCATCGAGGTATTGAAATTGATCAGACCAAAATTGATACTATATTGAAGATGCCTGAACCTCGTGACATTCATGAATTGAAAAGTTTTCAAGGGCGATTAGCTTATCTACGGAGATTTATCTCAAATTTAGCAGGAAGGTGTCAACCATGCAGTCGCTTGATGAAGAAAGATGTGTCATTTCAATGGGATAATGCATGTAGTAATGCATTAATTATGAATGCACCTATTTTTGCTGCACCTATATATGAAAAGCCATTACTTCTTTATATTGCTACCTAAGAATGCTCAGTGGGGGCATTGCTTGcacaagaaaataatgaaggaaaaGAAGTTGCCCTTTATTATTTAAACAGAATGATGACCCCCAACGAACTAAACTATTCACCGATTGAAAAGTTGTGTCTAGCTCTTATTTTTGCAATACATAAGTTAAAATAGTACTTTCAAGCACATAACGTGAGACTCATTTCTAGGGCGAATCCCATAAAATATGTGATGAGCAGACCAGTACTATCCGACCGTCTAGTTAGATGGTATCTTTAACTACAGcagtttgaaattatttatgtaCCTCAAAAGGCTGTGAAAGGACAAGTTCTGGCAGATTTTTTGTTGATCACCCGATACCTGCTGAATGGGAGTTAAGTGGTGACCTACCAGATGAGAATGTACTTCTTGTTGAGATTCGCCCACCATGGAAGATGTATTTTGATGGTGCGGCTCATCGTCATGGAGTTGGAGCGGGAATTATATTCGTGACTCCTAATGGAGGGATATTATTATATTCTTTTACTTTAAATCAATATTGTTCAAACAATGTTACTGAGTACCAAGCTCTCATACTCGGACTTGAAATAGCTGTTGACATGGAACAGTTGGACATTCAAATCTATGGTGATTCTCAATTAGTGGTTAACCAACTCTTGGGAAGTTATGAAGTCAAAAAGTCCGAGTTAATTTCGTATCACAAATATGCAACGTGACTTATGAGACGGCTTGGAGGTGCAAGTATTAAGCATGTTCTAAGAAGGGAAAATAAGCAAGTTGATGCATTAGCTGTGCTAGCCTCTTCACTTACCATGCCGAATCATGAGATACAAATTCGTGTATGCCAAAAGTGGATAGTTCCATCACTAATTGATGATTAAGATATAGAAGGAAGTAATGCTCATGTGGTCTCAACCTatgaaattgacaaaaaaaattggaGACAACCCCTCGTTGATTATCTCAAGTATCAAAAATTACCTGAGGAGCAACGTAGGAGAACTGACATCCGTCATCGTATCCCTCGTTTTATCTTGTACAAGGATACACTGTATCGAAAATCATTTGAAGGTGTACTGTTGTGCTGTTTGAGCGAAGATGAGGCATATCGAGCGATGCACGAGTCACATTCTGAAATATATGGAACTCATCAATTCGGTCCCAACTTacattttcaaattaaaatgaTGGGTTATTATTGGCCTACTATAGTCAAAAATTGCTTAGAATATGCTCAAAGATGTCAAGCTTGTCAGTTTCATGCAAATTACATTTATCAACCACCTGAGCCGTTACACTCGACCGTTGCTTCTTGGCCTTTCGATGCTTGGGGTCTTGATGTTGTGGGGCCATTACCAAATTCGTCCGGtcaacatttatatatattggtTGCGACCGACTACTTTTTTAAATGGGTTGAAACCATACCGCTCAAACAAATTAGAAAGGAAGATGTGGTGAATTTTATTCGTGTGAATATTATTTACAGTTATGGAGTTCCCCGATACATTATCATTGATAACAGAAAATCCTTCTCCAATAGCTTGATGGATAAGTTGTGTGAAAAATTTAATCTTAAACAACGCAAGTCCTCCATGTATAATGCCCCCGCCAATAGCCTTGCAGAGGTATTCAACAAAACTTTATGTAACTTGTTGAAGAAAGTGGTGgctaaataaaaaaagaattggCATGAAAGGATAGACGAAACTCTTTGGGCTTATTGTACCACATATCGATTTCCAATGCAAGCCACACAAAATGCCTTAGTCTATGGTATAGAAGCTGTTCTACCCCTTGAGTAATAAATTCCTTCTTTGAGAATTGCTATCCAAGAAGGGCTCACGGAGGAAGAAAATGCTCGCCTGCGCCTTAAAGAATTGGAAGATTTAGATGAAAAGAGATTAGAGGTCCAACAAAATCTGGAATGCTATCAAATCCGTCTCTCTAGAACTTTTAATAAGAAAGTTCGGCGTCGCTCCTTTCAAGTCGGGGACATGGTACTTGCTGTTCGAAAGCTAATAGTTATGACTCATCGCACTAAAGACAAATTCGTCTCTAAATGGGATGTGCCATACGTTGTTCGAGAAGTCTACACGAATGGCGCGTACAAACAGGTGGACAAAGATGGCGTAAAAGTTGGTCCcataaatgaaaaattcatgaaGTTATATATgccataaaaaaaatgaagcacTCCATGATGCATGAGTCTAAACTGCATATTGCTCCAGACCCATATGAGTTAAAACTGTGGACAACAATCACCAATAGTGTAGCACGTGATTAAACTGTTGAAACACTCTACCAAATCTGAGGTGGTAAACAAAAGGATACTCCTGACCCGCAAAAGTTTAAACTGTAAACGGTAGGAACTACATGTGACTTGATTCCCTTTTGGGATACGTAGACAGTTTAGAAGGTATCTTCTAAGTTCAGTTACAACCCTATAAAATTAAAGTCTTTGCCCGGATGAttcttttgataaaaaaaaggaGAACGTTCATCTTTAGAACAGTTCGAATTATTTTGTGACATATACTTGAAAGTGTATTATTCAGATTATCAAATTATTTGGATAATTACCTTTTCAAGTGTGATCAAAATTGTGTAAAAATGGAATTGTTCATACTACAGTTGATAGCCTAAAATGATAGCTATCGAAAGAGTAAGTAAAAGACGAGGACGTCTGCAAGAAtgtgatgaaaagaaaaaaaaaatcaagtttcattATGAAGTGCTTGTACTCATAGCTACATGCTTTGAGCAATTAATAAAGATGAAATTTAAAACAAAGTAAAAGATTGCAACTATTCTAGAATTCAAATGACGGCAGCTCCTTTCAGTTGTTTTCAAGTAATGCTTGCATCTTATCCAAAGTTTGACTCTCCTCAGCAAGTAGATGCTGGGAATTCTCAAtcttttgaatttcattttgtAAGTCGACCATCACGCCTTGCACTTGGGTAAGCTCATCTTACTCTTCTTGTAATAGTGAAATTATCTCCTTCCTGTGAGTAACCAAGAACTCAAGTCGCTTTCTCAATTCTACTTCCTCACAATCAATCAATTTAAGTTTCAACATGTGCGTTGAGATCTTTTCCGCTTGTTCTTTCTCCTTACTCTGAGCATCTCTAAGATGTTAGGTG is drawn from Coffea arabica cultivar ET-39 chromosome 1c, Coffea Arabica ET-39 HiFi, whole genome shotgun sequence and contains these coding sequences:
- the LOC140005341 gene encoding uncharacterized protein, yielding MIDATTEHEVLSFMDGSFGYNQIRLAPEDEELTAFRTPKGCERTSSGRFFVDHPIPAEWELSGDLPDENVLLVEIRPPWKMYFDGAAHRHGVGAGIIFVTPNGGILLYSFTLNQYCSNNVTEYQALILGLEIAVDMEQLDIQIYGDSQLVVNQLLGSYEVKKSELISYHKYAT